DNA from Streptococcus parasuis:
GGGAAGTCCAGTTCTCCGACAATGCTGTTAATGGTAAAGTAAGCTACATAGACGGTTTCATCTTCCTGCTGGATTTTCAAATATCGCTGTTTTTCTTCCACCAAACAGCGAGTAGGCTTAATCAAGTCATAGTATTTAATCAGCGTTTCATTATCCAGCTTTTTCTTTGATAGATGGTACTCATACTCTTCATAGGCAGTGCCTGTCTGTCCGTAAAGGTGTTCAATCAGATAGCCGAAGTCGTCCTTATCTAACCTGCGGATTTTGAAACGACGAGAGATTTTATTTTCTAAGAGCTTTTCCATCTTCTGAAAACGCAGGATTTCATCATTACTCATACTAACAAAATCGCCCATCAGCTTATGGTTCACATCATAGACAAAATCAGACAAAGCATTTTTTGCTTCAACGGTAAGACTTTTCATAGAAAACTCCTGATCGTTGAGAAGCAACTTAAAGCCGATAAAGAAACGGTAGTTCACTTGATTTTCGCCAATCATGGATATTAAAGCGTCTGTCTGTTGGTCGATTTTGTCATAGGCAACCGCTTTGAGCTTGCCAGTGACTTCATTTTTGGAACGCTCTTGTGCAGAACGTATGCTGGATTCTGTACTGATTTGTAAAGCATGAATTTTGCCATCACGATTTTGTGCGATAAGCTGTCTGAAAGAATCATGCACTTGTATTTTCTGTTCTGGACTTAGAAATGAGTAATTGTAAGGAACAAGCTCATAGTAAGCATAACATTCCCCGTCTTTATTCCAGACGAGATTGTTTTCAATGTATTTAATTGGATATGCCATAAAATTCACTCCTAACTGCTGTAATGGCTTCTTGTGGCTGGTTTCTGCCAAGCGTTACTTTTTTTCCTGCATAGGTCAGCTTTGGTCGCAGTGCATAAGCAATGACAGACTTCAAAAATCCATAAGGCTTTTTACCATCAAAAGTTTTTGTAGACATAAACCATGTGAAAGCCACAGGAATCCCAAAGTATTTGAGAAATGCTCCCTCTATCATGGAAAGAGGGGGCAAGTTGCCAAGTATCATCACTGCAAAGAGTGACACGACAAACCATGTCATTTGCGTAAAGGTTATGGGAAACGGAAGTCTAAAATCATTGATAGAATACAGTACCTTTTCCACAGACCAGATACTGGTATAGCTTCGTATTTTCTTCATGTAATCAATCCTTTCATAAAAAATAGGGGTAGCTGATTGAGCCACCCCGTAAAATAGAAAATCTGCCAGTAGTAATGTACCGACAGATTTAATAGACGATTTCAAAAATCCCATGATTGGTTGAGATAAACGTTCCTGAAAGGTCTAAATCCCGACCATAGGCTTGATAATCAATATAGTTTTGAAGACTAGCTGGTACTTCGCCTAAAGCACCCGTTTCTTCAATGTAGTAGCGTGCCACGTCATACATATCATCACAATCGGAATGAATGATAATATCCTCTTGATGTTCGCTTAGTTCTTCAATGCTTGAAAAATGAGTGAGCAGAGCAGATAGCTCCGATTGTAATTCTTCGGGTAATTCCGATACCATTTCCCATAGTCGATTGAGTTCGCCAATGGAAGTGTATTCGTCAACCGTAAAGGGTAACTCGTAGTCATGAATGGCGTATTCCTCATATTCATCATTCAAGCCGATTTTCTCTTTGACTTCCTCAAAGTCAATGGGAAAGGTAAACCACGCACCGACCAATTCGCCCTCATTGTATTTGCCTAAATTCGCAATATAGACTTGCATATCGTCCATATATTCACGTCCTTTCTTTGTAGAGATTCAAAAATCCCTACCGCACTTCGTTTGGTGTACCATTCCTTTGCGGAACATAAGAAAACCACTTATATTCCACAAAAGAACGGTTTTATTTAAGCACCAATAATGCGATTGAATAGCTCTAGTAAAATGTCTTTTACTCCAGCAGCGTTGAAGACTAAGCCAACCGCAATAATCGCAATAATTAAAAAGCCAATCAGTTTGCTAAACTCACGCTTGAAGCCAAGATACAAGCCAATCACAACGATTGCTAAAAGCACCAGTGATTGAGCGTTTGATAGAAACCAGTTATAAAGGTTTTGTCCAAAATTCATAAAAATGTTCTCCTCTCTATATTCAATGAATTTGTATTTGAGTTATTTTTTTGTTGTTATCACGTCCTGTTCTTTTACTGACTGTTGCTTCAAAATCTGCTTGTGTCGGTCTGTCAGTTTCGCATGGTCGAGAATGTCTTTTACAACCTGCGTCTGGTTGATTTCATCAAGTTTAATCGCAACCTTTAAGGTCGGGGCAACTTGATGAGATAGCCAGTTCAGCGTCCTTTGGAAGGAGTAAGGCTCTGGTTTTGTGGTTAGTTTTAATCGTTCACGATTGTTCCCAATAAACCAAGCCCATTCTTCATTCAGTTTCCAATCAGAACGAGGTTTGGAATCGTCTTTATCTACAAAACGGATATACCGATTGATAATTTTAAAGGCGGTATGCTCTGGATTGTCATAGACGAGTAAATCACGGACTGCATAATAGGCACGCTCATTTTTCAATCGAATCTCAAAACGTTTTTTTACTTCTGCGTCTTCAATGGGAATATCATTTTTCTTGTACTGCTCGTAGTCCTTTTCATAGATACAGAAATAAACTTCACTTTGTAATGAACCGATATAGAGGGTGTTTCCCATACATTCCTTTTCCTCTTTGCGTACCAGTTCGCCACTGCGATAGCTTTTAAAACTGCGGAAGACGGAGATACATTCTTCCTGTTGGCACTTTTCAGTGAGTACAGGGATATTTAAAATCCCTGTCTTATCGTTAATGGCAAGGTCAAGGCGTTTCATCACACCGCCAGCCACCAGAACTCCTTTGTCCAGTTCATGGGAGCAAAGGACGAATATGTCGCCTAAAGCATAATGCTCTGAATAAGAATAGAAACCATAGTCCTCATGAAGAAAATAGGACAGTTTCAGTTGTAAGATGTTT
Protein-coding regions in this window:
- a CDS encoding conjugal transfer protein, with translation MKKIRSYTSIWSVEKVLYSINDFRLPFPITFTQMTWFVVSLFAVMILGNLPPLSMIEGAFLKYFGIPVAFTWFMSTKTFDGKKPYGFLKSVIAYALRPKLTYAGKKVTLGRNQPQEAITAVRSEFYGISN
- a CDS encoding antirestriction protein ArdA → MDDMQVYIANLGKYNEGELVGAWFTFPIDFEEVKEKIGLNDEYEEYAIHDYELPFTVDEYTSIGELNRLWEMVSELPEELQSELSALLTHFSSIEELSEHQEDIIIHSDCDDMYDVARYYIEETGALGEVPASLQNYIDYQAYGRDLDLSGTFISTNHGIFEIVY
- a CDS encoding replication initiation factor domain-containing protein yields the protein MEGFLLNEQTWLQHLKEKRLAYGLSQNRLAVATGITRQYLSDIETGKVKPSEDLQQSLWEALERFNPDAPLEMLFDYVRIRFPTTDVQQVVENILQLKLSYFLHEDYGFYSYSEHYALGDIFVLCSHELDKGVLVAGGVMKRLDLAINDKTGILNIPVLTEKCQQEECISVFRSFKSYRSGELVRKEEKECMGNTLYIGSLQSEVYFCIYEKDYEQYKKNDIPIEDAEVKKRFEIRLKNERAYYAVRDLLVYDNPEHTAFKIINRYIRFVDKDDSKPRSDWKLNEEWAWFIGNNRERLKLTTKPEPYSFQRTLNWLSHQVAPTLKVAIKLDEINQTQVVKDILDHAKLTDRHKQILKQQSVKEQDVITTKK